Proteins encoded in a region of the Prochlorococcus marinus CUG1416 genome:
- the pip gene encoding prolyl aminopeptidase, producing MKDQVLFPKIEVREKGFLQVSDIHTIYWERSGNPNGKRILVIHGGPGGGSQPRYRRYFDPDKFDIIQFDQRGCGSSTPFSELKENTTNHLVDDIEKLRVLLKIDSWHLFGGSWGSTLSLVYAIKNPSRVLSLTLRGIFLCRKFELLWFYQYGASEIFPHEFEEYISVIPKEERNDLISSFYKYLTSSDVKLRSRAAAAWTKWELSTSHLINKKFDFGKSQVNSFSDAFARIECHYFINNIFLEDDFILKNIKIIESIPTTIIQGRYDVVCPVRSAWDLNKKLKNSELIIVNDAGHSMSERGISIELIKAVKGIENY from the coding sequence ATGAAAGATCAAGTCTTGTTTCCGAAAATTGAAGTACGAGAAAAGGGTTTTTTACAAGTTAGTGATATTCATACTATTTATTGGGAAAGATCTGGTAATCCAAATGGCAAAAGAATACTTGTTATTCACGGAGGTCCAGGAGGAGGAAGTCAACCAAGATATAGAAGGTACTTTGATCCAGATAAATTCGATATTATTCAATTTGACCAAAGAGGTTGCGGTTCCTCTACTCCTTTCTCCGAATTAAAAGAAAATACGACAAATCATTTAGTTGATGATATTGAGAAATTAAGGGTTCTATTAAAAATAGATAGTTGGCATTTGTTTGGTGGATCTTGGGGCTCAACACTTTCACTTGTATATGCAATAAAAAATCCATCAAGAGTGTTGAGCTTGACTTTGCGAGGAATATTTTTATGTAGAAAGTTTGAATTATTATGGTTCTATCAATATGGTGCAAGTGAGATATTCCCTCATGAATTTGAAGAATATATTTCTGTAATACCAAAAGAAGAAAGAAATGACTTAATAAGTTCTTTTTATAAATATCTAACATCTTCAGATGTGAAGCTTAGATCAAGAGCAGCAGCAGCTTGGACAAAATGGGAACTCTCAACTAGTCATTTAATAAATAAAAAATTCGATTTTGGTAAGTCCCAAGTTAATTCTTTTTCAGATGCCTTTGCAAGGATCGAATGTCATTATTTTATTAATAATATTTTCTTAGAAGATGATTTTATTTTGAAAAATATAAAAATAATAGAATCGATTCCAACAACAATAATTCAAGGGAGATATGACGTCGTTTGTCCTGTTAGGAGTGCTTGGGATCTAAATAAGAAATTAAAGAATTCTGAATTAATTATTGTTAATGATGCTGGTCATTCAATGAGTGAAAGAGGTATCAGTATCGAATTAATAAAAGCTGTAAAAGGAATTGAAAATTACTAA
- a CDS encoding TenA family protein, with the protein MKITKKLWEDNYEIALLNLNTKFVQGIKTGSLPKNIFQEYLAQDYFFLETFARAYGLAVSKSNDKYSIRKLSELLMGVSEELILHETYAKEWNIDLSNNYIKKATKNYTDFLDDTAKRLSAVEIMFAMTPCMRLYSWIGKSLYEDDFDDKYKEWIITYSNEEFENLANSLENLIETNKELYDINQAKYLYKRAMELELDFFNAYSDF; encoded by the coding sequence ATGAAAATAACAAAAAAACTTTGGGAGGATAATTATGAAATCGCTCTACTAAATTTAAATACAAAATTTGTTCAAGGTATAAAAACTGGAAGTCTTCCTAAAAATATATTTCAAGAATATTTAGCTCAAGATTATTTCTTTCTAGAGACTTTTGCTAGGGCATATGGTCTTGCCGTTTCTAAATCAAACGATAAATATTCAATAAGGAAGTTAAGTGAACTTCTAATGGGTGTTTCAGAAGAGTTAATACTTCATGAAACTTATGCAAAAGAATGGAATATTGATTTATCTAATAACTATATAAAAAAAGCTACTAAAAATTATACAGATTTTCTTGATGATACTGCTAAGAGACTTAGCGCTGTTGAAATAATGTTTGCAATGACTCCATGCATGCGACTTTATTCTTGGATAGGAAAAAGTTTATATGAAGACGATTTTGATGATAAATATAAAGAATGGATAATTACTTACTCTAATGAGGAATTTGAAAATTTAGCAAATTCACTCGAAAATCTTATTGAGACTAACAAAGAATTATATGATATTAATCAGGCAAAATATTTATACAAAAGAGCTATGGAATTAGAGTTAGATTTTTTTAATGCATATTCAGATTTCTAA
- the thiD gene encoding bifunctional hydroxymethylpyrimidine kinase/phosphomethylpyrimidine kinase: MYSKIALSIGGSDSGGGAGIQADLRTFMALKVHGCSVVTCITAQNSIEVKCVEAVEKNTLFSQLDTLFSDFRIDALKTGMLLNERIINDTASKLNTYKITKIIDPVMVTRTGSKLLEDSAINAYKKLLLPIADLVTPNIYEANLLSGLEIRSKEDIENSARSIIDLGAKAVLIKGGGLKDMKGKDFFLDLNGRKEWLFNDFINTKNTHGSGCTLSAAICGYKALGLEILESIQKAKLFVEKSLENSYKIGSGPGPLGHH; this comes from the coding sequence ATGTATTCTAAAATAGCACTTTCAATAGGGGGTAGTGATTCAGGAGGTGGAGCAGGAATCCAGGCTGACCTTAGAACTTTTATGGCACTTAAAGTTCATGGATGCTCCGTGGTTACATGTATTACCGCACAAAATAGTATTGAGGTTAAATGCGTTGAAGCTGTAGAGAAGAATACTTTATTCAGTCAGTTAGATACTTTATTTTCTGATTTTCGTATTGATGCTTTAAAAACTGGAATGTTACTTAATGAAAGGATAATTAATGATACTGCGTCAAAATTAAATACATATAAAATAACAAAAATTATAGACCCAGTAATGGTTACAAGGACTGGGTCTAAATTACTGGAAGATTCTGCCATTAATGCTTACAAAAAACTATTATTACCAATTGCGGATTTAGTTACTCCAAATATTTATGAAGCAAATCTACTTTCTGGTTTAGAAATTAGAAGTAAAGAGGATATTGAAAATTCCGCAAGAAGTATTATTGACCTTGGAGCTAAAGCAGTACTTATAAAAGGTGGCGGTTTAAAAGATATGAAAGGTAAAGATTTTTTTCTTGATTTAAATGGTAGAAAGGAGTGGTTGTTTAATGATTTTATAAATACAAAAAATACCCATGGTAGTGGTTGTACTTTAAGTGCTGCTATTTGTGGCTACAAAGCTTTAGGCCTTGAAATACTTGAATCCATACAAAAAGCAAAATTATTTGTTGAGAAATCATTGGAAAATTCTTACAAAATAGGATCTGGCCCTGGTCCCTTAGGTCATCATTAA
- a CDS encoding cupin domain-containing protein, with protein sequence MNPNQKSLEIIKQFNLSPHPEGGWFSEIVRSNSFVTREDGQIRNFITGIYYLLERDAKSAWHRVKNADEIWIYLRGDPLNLWCLDNDNKLIRNLILDSNNPVEMIPAGYWQAAKSIGEFTLVSCCVGPGFDFKDFELLRNTNHTSRLDKAINDLI encoded by the coding sequence GTGAACCCTAATCAAAAAAGTTTAGAAATAATTAAACAATTTAATTTATCTCCTCATCCTGAAGGTGGATGGTTTAGTGAGATCGTAAGGAGTAATAGTTTTGTAACGAGAGAAGATGGTCAAATAAGAAACTTCATTACGGGAATTTATTATCTTTTGGAGAGAGATGCAAAAAGTGCGTGGCATAGAGTAAAAAATGCAGATGAAATTTGGATTTATCTTAGGGGTGATCCTCTTAATTTATGGTGTCTAGATAATGATAATAAGTTAATAAGAAATTTAATTTTAGATTCTAATAATCCAGTAGAAATGATTCCAGCCGGATATTGGCAAGCGGCAAAAAGTATAGGAGAATTTACTTTGGTAAGTTGTTGCGTTGGCCCTGGGTTTGATTTTAAGGATTTTGAATTGCTCAGAAATACTAATCATACTTCTAGATTAGATAAAGCAATAAATGATCTTATTTAA
- a CDS encoding phosphoenolpyruvate carboxykinase, whose product MNQNSVKTIGIKDESRKNSYLVSVNKADGLKVILNRDFDDWSNFDSWQSISAQQWIFSRAMEIYRGMKIDIKCDCCEYIDFIQNDFENIRKEKCFGKKSAYMIEKVLDEIVLAKSRRESDGTYSA is encoded by the coding sequence ATGAATCAAAATTCTGTCAAAACAATTGGTATTAAAGATGAATCAAGAAAAAATTCATACTTAGTATCTGTAAATAAGGCAGATGGATTAAAAGTTATCCTTAATAGGGACTTTGACGATTGGTCTAATTTTGATAGTTGGCAAAGTATTTCAGCGCAGCAATGGATTTTTTCTAGGGCTATGGAGATTTACAGAGGAATGAAAATTGATATTAAATGTGATTGTTGTGAATATATTGATTTTATTCAAAATGATTTTGAGAACATTCGCAAAGAAAAATGCTTTGGTAAAAAAAGTGCTTACATGATAGAAAAAGTTTTAGATGAAATTGTATTAGCTAAGTCAAGAAGAGAAAGTGATGGAACATATTCTGCATAA
- a CDS encoding high light inducible protein produces the protein MNESKILEKEKVVAEKLNGRFAMIGFIALIGAYLTTGQIIPGFV, from the coding sequence ATGAACGAATCAAAAATACTAGAGAAGGAAAAAGTCGTAGCTGAGAAGCTCAATGGTAGATTTGCGATGATTGGCTTTATTGCTCTTATTGGCGCATATCTAACAACTGGACAAATTATCCCAGGTTTTGTATAA
- the aroQ gene encoding type II 3-dehydroquinate dehydratase has protein sequence MNILLINGPNLNLLGTREPEIYGNKTLNDIEKDLTKLAQEKSINLECFQSNHEGEIVDKIQDSVKSIQGILINAGAFTHTSISIRDALIGSKIPFVELHISNIFSREDFRKESFLTDKAIGIISGFGISSYSLALEGIIGYLSSKN, from the coding sequence ATGAATATTTTATTGATAAATGGCCCAAATTTAAATTTATTAGGAACTAGAGAACCTGAAATATATGGCAATAAAACATTAAATGATATTGAGAAAGACTTAACTAAACTTGCTCAAGAAAAGAGTATTAATCTTGAATGTTTTCAAAGTAATCATGAAGGAGAAATAGTAGATAAAATTCAGGATTCTGTAAAAAGTATTCAAGGGATTCTAATAAATGCTGGCGCTTTCACTCATACCTCGATTTCCATTAGAGATGCTTTAATTGGATCAAAAATTCCATTTGTAGAGTTGCATATTTCAAATATTTTTAGTAGAGAAGACTTTCGTAAAGAATCTTTTCTTACTGATAAAGCTATAGGAATAATTAGTGGGTTCGGTATATCTAGTTATTCCCTCGCTCTCGAAGGAATAATTGGATATTTAAGTAGTAAAAATTAA
- a CDS encoding tRNA-(ms[2]io[6]A)-hydroxylase has protein sequence MLVDFKRPLSSIKYLSSFTSDDWIKLALSNPIDILIDHAHCERKAAGVAIQLMFRYPSEPNLAEVLSPIAREELEHFEKILYFLKDLGHSLKALKPPPYGAELAKNIRKEEPNRMLDSFLIAGLIEARSHERLGLLALNSEEESFKVLYDSLLESEARHFGIYWKLAQTKFSKNQTFKRLEELSKIESEILAETFFMPRVHS, from the coding sequence ATGCTAGTTGATTTTAAAAGGCCGCTTTCCAGTATTAAATATTTATCGTCATTTACCTCAGATGATTGGATCAAACTCGCATTATCTAATCCAATCGATATTCTTATTGATCATGCTCATTGTGAAAGAAAAGCAGCAGGTGTTGCGATTCAATTAATGTTTAGATATCCATCAGAACCAAATCTGGCTGAAGTTTTAAGTCCAATTGCGAGAGAGGAATTAGAGCATTTTGAAAAAATACTATATTTTTTAAAGGATCTTGGACATTCTCTTAAGGCTTTAAAACCGCCACCATATGGTGCTGAATTAGCTAAGAATATTAGAAAGGAGGAACCCAATAGGATGTTGGATAGTTTCTTAATTGCAGGACTTATTGAAGCAAGAAGTCATGAAAGATTAGGTTTACTTGCTCTGAATTCTGAAGAAGAATCTTTCAAAGTCCTTTATGATTCTTTGCTTGAGAGTGAGGCAAGACACTTTGGTATTTATTGGAAACTCGCGCAAACTAAATTCTCTAAAAATCAAACTTTCAAAAGGTTAGAGGAATTGTCTAAGATTGAATCAGAAATACTGGCTGAAACTTTTTTTATGCCAAGGGTTCATAGCTAA
- the cobI gene encoding precorrin-2 C(20)-methyltransferase, with protein MIIKKILRKFIRAFTSYKNDLVSLTIVGVGPGDPSLLTIAAVDAIKKANVIVFPVSDDQKKSFAAEIVKKYTKFKKNIPIIFPMARRDFNPDEIWSIAVEKIVKFIQNGESVVLLCLGDTSIFASSSNILRIIKNNHPEIITNTIPGISSLSAAAALNDFDLVKKGETLIIKECPSSNSELTSLIRESRVNKTVLAIMKVGKRWNLVREILKKEDIINTSLIALNVGMSDQIIQYASQYKNDIMPYFSLILIRFD; from the coding sequence ATGATAATAAAAAAAATTTTAAGAAAATTTATAAGAGCATTTACGAGTTATAAAAATGATTTGGTATCATTGACCATCGTTGGTGTTGGCCCTGGAGACCCATCACTTTTAACAATTGCTGCAGTAGATGCAATTAAAAAAGCGAACGTTATAGTTTTTCCAGTATCAGATGATCAAAAAAAGAGTTTTGCTGCTGAAATAGTCAAGAAATATACCAAATTTAAAAAAAATATACCTATCATTTTCCCAATGGCTAGGAGGGATTTTAATCCTGATGAAATATGGTCTATTGCAGTAGAAAAAATTGTGAAATTTATACAAAATGGCGAATCAGTAGTTTTACTTTGTCTTGGAGATACTTCAATATTTGCAAGCTCTTCTAATATTTTGAGGATAATCAAAAATAATCATCCCGAAATCATTACCAATACCATACCTGGTATATCTTCGCTTTCAGCAGCAGCAGCTTTGAATGATTTTGATTTAGTTAAAAAAGGTGAAACTTTGATAATTAAAGAATGCCCTTCTTCTAACTCAGAATTAACATCCCTTATCAGGGAAAGTAGAGTAAATAAAACGGTCTTAGCAATCATGAAGGTTGGGAAAAGATGGAATTTAGTAAGGGAAATATTAAAAAAAGAAGATATTATTAATACATCATTAATAGCTTTAAATGTTGGGATGTCTGATCAAATTATTCAATATGCATCTCAATATAAGAATGATATTATGCCTTATTTCTCTTTGATTTTGATAAGGTTTGATTAA
- a CDS encoding DUF1823 family protein, which produces MNKLENFVGNQFTWPICKELLFLVLEDKVSDVFVCELVWERLFYKREITSNVWFPSALTPTYWSEKFVEAPQFISERIASVHLTRTIPKEHKQGLKNFLNFKGYKINELYPRRTRRATAVNWLIYWAFENDCFSNDNNVIPSPSSPPANPVKGHFGDPEIK; this is translated from the coding sequence ATGAATAAATTGGAAAATTTCGTAGGGAATCAATTTACATGGCCAATATGTAAGGAACTATTATTTCTAGTTCTTGAAGATAAAGTGAGTGATGTTTTTGTTTGTGAATTAGTTTGGGAAAGACTTTTTTATAAGAGAGAAATAACTTCTAATGTTTGGTTTCCTAGTGCATTAACTCCTACTTATTGGTCAGAAAAATTTGTAGAGGCTCCTCAATTCATTTCAGAGCGAATAGCATCAGTACATTTGACGCGAACAATTCCAAAGGAACATAAACAGGGATTGAAAAATTTTCTTAATTTTAAAGGTTATAAAATTAATGAACTCTATCCAAGAAGAACTAGAAGAGCGACCGCTGTAAATTGGTTGATTTATTGGGCATTTGAAAATGATTGTTTTTCAAATGATAATAATGTTATTCCAAGTCCTAGTTCACCGCCTGCGAATCCAGTAAAAGGACATTTTGGCGATCCAGAAATCAAATAA
- the der gene encoding ribosome biogenesis GTPase Der, translating to MILPTIAIIGRPNVGKSTLVNRLCQSNDAIVFDKPGVTRDRTYQNASWGGKEFQIVDTGGLVFDDDSEFLPEIRTQVYLALEEASLALLVVDGNQGVTDGDLSIAKWLRNSSCKTIVAVNKCESTTLGISLASEFWKLGLGEPYPVSAIHGSGTGDLLDLVIGELPENNIQDEEEKIMMSIIGRPNVGKSSLLNSISGETRAIVSDISGTTTDSIDTLIKRGDNQWKIVDTAGIRRKKNVKYGTEFFGINRSFKSIDRSDVCVLVIDALDGVTDQDQKLAGRIEEQGRACIIVVNKWDLVEKNSSTIYQVEKELRSKLYFLHWSKMIFISALTGQRVENIFEHALNAVNQHRRRVTTSVVNEVLKESISWKSPPTKRSGKQGRLYYGTQVKNKPPTFTLFVNDPKLFGITYRRYIEKQIRLNLGFEGTPLILLWRGKQQRALNKEVERENIELIQKD from the coding sequence TTGATTCTTCCAACAATAGCAATTATAGGAAGACCTAACGTTGGGAAATCAACTTTGGTGAATCGTCTTTGCCAAAGTAATGATGCAATAGTATTTGATAAGCCTGGCGTTACAAGAGATAGAACTTATCAAAATGCTTCATGGGGAGGTAAGGAATTCCAAATAGTTGATACTGGAGGGTTGGTTTTTGATGATGATAGTGAATTCCTGCCAGAGATACGAACTCAAGTTTATTTAGCTCTTGAAGAGGCTTCACTCGCTTTACTTGTGGTTGATGGAAACCAGGGTGTTACTGATGGTGATTTATCAATAGCAAAATGGTTAAGGAACTCGAGCTGTAAAACAATTGTTGCTGTAAATAAATGTGAATCTACTACTCTTGGAATCTCTTTAGCTTCTGAATTCTGGAAACTAGGATTAGGCGAGCCTTACCCAGTTTCTGCTATTCATGGTTCAGGTACTGGCGATCTTTTAGATCTCGTGATTGGCGAACTTCCTGAAAATAATATTCAGGATGAAGAAGAAAAGATAATGATGTCAATTATTGGTAGGCCAAATGTTGGTAAATCTAGTTTGTTAAATTCGATCTCAGGAGAAACAAGAGCAATTGTTAGTGATATTAGTGGAACGACAACTGATTCAATAGATACACTTATTAAAAGAGGTGATAATCAATGGAAAATTGTTGATACTGCTGGGATTAGAAGAAAGAAAAATGTGAAATATGGTACTGAATTCTTTGGTATTAATAGGTCTTTTAAATCTATAGATAGAAGTGATGTTTGTGTATTGGTTATAGATGCTTTAGATGGAGTAACTGATCAAGACCAGAAATTAGCAGGGCGAATAGAAGAACAAGGAAGAGCTTGCATAATTGTTGTTAATAAATGGGATCTTGTTGAAAAAAATAGTTCAACAATCTATCAAGTAGAAAAAGAACTTAGATCTAAACTTTATTTTTTGCACTGGTCAAAAATGATTTTTATATCGGCCCTAACGGGACAAAGAGTTGAAAATATTTTTGAGCATGCTCTTAATGCTGTTAATCAACATAGAAGAAGAGTTACAACATCAGTGGTTAACGAAGTGCTTAAAGAGTCGATTAGTTGGAAAAGTCCTCCAACTAAAAGAAGTGGTAAGCAAGGAAGGCTTTATTATGGTACTCAAGTAAAAAATAAACCTCCCACCTTCACACTTTTTGTAAATGACCCTAAATTATTTGGAATAACTTATAGAAGATATATTGAAAAACAAATTAGATTAAATTTAGGCTTTGAAGGAACACCTCTTATTTTACTTTGGAGAGGAAAACAGCAAAGAGCTTTAAATAAAGAAGTGGAAAGGGAAAATATTGAGTTAATTCAAAAAGATTAA
- a CDS encoding energy-coupling factor transporter transmembrane component T family protein: MNILTKFSVGQYVYGNRSWLRIIDSRLKLIIVMIFLITPIWAGPIWRLSLVGCLLLITFFSLLPSRVWWRSLCLLSFLSLIIGCISILASSDIQSLDSYLRNPNELQVVVENYKKWNILEIPSQKIWFINFGPYNLSRQAFELGIKTSTLIFTVIHSVNLMLLTTLQEDIVWGLSWFLYPLRKIGLPISKWLFQLLIALRFIPLVQEEFQNIIKSLSVRSINFRNLGIKKSFNILLILVERLFQNIFLRIDQGAESLLSKKEIIIKTNRFRTFYSSGPLNVIVNTLSICFICIAIFLRKLYGAL, translated from the coding sequence ATGAATATACTTACCAAATTTTCTGTTGGTCAATATGTTTATGGCAATAGAAGTTGGCTAAGAATTATAGATAGTAGATTGAAATTAATTATAGTAATGATATTTTTAATCACTCCAATTTGGGCAGGTCCTATATGGAGATTGAGTTTAGTGGGTTGTTTACTATTAATTACTTTTTTCAGTTTATTGCCATCTAGAGTATGGTGGCGATCATTATGTTTGCTCTCCTTCTTATCATTAATTATTGGATGTATTTCAATACTTGCTTCTTCTGATATTCAATCCCTTGATAGCTATTTAAGAAATCCCAACGAGTTGCAAGTAGTAGTGGAAAACTATAAAAAGTGGAATATTCTGGAAATCCCTTCACAGAAGATATGGTTTATAAATTTTGGTCCTTATAACTTATCAAGACAAGCTTTTGAATTAGGAATAAAAACCTCCACTTTGATATTTACTGTTATTCATAGTGTTAATTTGATGCTTTTAACTACATTACAAGAAGACATTGTATGGGGATTAAGTTGGTTTCTGTATCCATTAAGAAAAATTGGATTACCAATTAGTAAGTGGCTTTTTCAGTTATTAATTGCATTGCGTTTTATTCCTTTAGTACAGGAAGAATTTCAAAATATAATTAAATCATTATCAGTTAGATCAATAAATTTTCGAAACTTAGGAATTAAGAAATCCTTTAATATTTTGTTGATTTTAGTGGAAAGGTTATTTCAAAATATATTTCTGAGAATTGATCAAGGAGCAGAATCATTGCTCTCTAAGAAAGAAATTATTATAAAAACTAATAGATTTAGAACTTTTTATTCTTCGGGCCCTCTCAATGTAATTGTTAATACATTATCGATATGTTTTATTTGCATAGCAATTTTTCTCAGAAAACTGTATGGTGCATTATAA
- a CDS encoding PII-interacting protein PipX family protein, with the protein MSSERYLNHPTFGMLYQVSPGNDGRDIYATLYAQKMFFMVEVKQREVFFEVIPYLDARNQAELNLQKARRKGSEELSKWENLFTQTFL; encoded by the coding sequence TTGAGTTCCGAGCGTTATTTAAACCATCCAACATTTGGTATGTTGTACCAAGTCTCTCCTGGGAATGATGGAAGAGATATTTATGCGACTTTATATGCCCAAAAAATGTTTTTCATGGTAGAAGTAAAACAAAGAGAAGTATTTTTTGAAGTTATACCTTATTTAGATGCCCGTAATCAGGCCGAATTAAACCTTCAAAAAGCTAGAAGAAAAGGATCTGAAGAACTATCTAAATGGGAGAATTTGTTCACTCAAACGTTCTTATAA
- a CDS encoding YggS family pyridoxal phosphate-dependent enzyme → MNPSNFLKIKNKIPSNVNILAVSKGFKSQEIKTIQNIGQNDFGESKLQEAFEKQLTLKDLKQIKWHFIGRIQSNKIRKIVQNFNYIHSIDSFEQLQKISNISCEEKKNPLLMLQVKLSDDPTKGGFNPELLIKKWGDIKELKNITLTGLMTINPRGLSSKKNLELFKKCRTLADSLQLPDCSMGMSGDWEEAIEAGSTWVRLGSLIFGDRS, encoded by the coding sequence GTGAATCCTTCAAATTTTTTAAAAATTAAAAATAAAATTCCATCAAATGTAAATATTCTTGCCGTAAGTAAAGGATTTAAAAGTCAAGAAATCAAGACTATTCAAAATATAGGTCAGAATGATTTTGGAGAGAGCAAGTTGCAAGAGGCTTTTGAAAAGCAATTGACATTAAAAGACCTTAAACAAATAAAATGGCACTTTATTGGACGAATACAAAGTAATAAAATAAGAAAAATAGTGCAAAATTTTAACTACATTCATTCAATAGATTCATTTGAACAGTTGCAAAAGATTTCTAATATTTCATGTGAAGAGAAGAAGAATCCATTATTAATGTTGCAGGTTAAGTTGAGTGATGACCCTACTAAAGGAGGTTTTAATCCTGAACTCTTAATAAAGAAATGGGGAGACATTAAGGAATTGAAAAATATCACATTAACCGGTTTGATGACTATTAATCCTAGAGGACTAAGCTCCAAGAAAAATTTAGAATTGTTTAAAAAATGTCGCACCCTTGCTGATTCTCTTCAACTTCCAGATTGTTCAATGGGAATGTCAGGAGATTGGGAGGAGGCTATTGAAGCTGGATCAACTTGGGTAAGATTAGGCTCATTGATTTTTGGAGATAGATCCTAA
- a CDS encoding cell division protein SepF, translating to MSLISRLKAVVAGDEYLDDDFDELDYASEDELSDINDFKQNQRNSNALANSNPFDFMNNNRSSKVVGMPGISNSSSEVSLMEPRSFDEMPQAIQALRERKTVILNLTMMDPDQAQRAVDFIAGGTYAIDGHQERVGESIFLFAPSCVNVTSSSSEEASPSNVPIENTPQYSLGKNTTPEPAWGNSKLSAYS from the coding sequence GTGTCACTAATTTCTAGATTAAAGGCAGTTGTTGCAGGTGATGAGTATCTCGATGATGATTTTGATGAGTTGGATTACGCATCAGAGGATGAATTAAGTGATATTAATGATTTCAAACAAAATCAAAGAAACTCAAATGCTCTTGCAAATTCAAATCCATTCGATTTTATGAATAACAATAGATCATCAAAAGTTGTTGGAATGCCTGGGATTTCAAATTCATCCTCAGAAGTAAGCTTAATGGAACCAAGAAGTTTCGATGAGATGCCTCAAGCTATACAAGCATTAAGAGAGAGGAAAACTGTAATTCTTAATTTAACTATGATGGATCCTGATCAAGCGCAAAGAGCGGTTGATTTTATTGCTGGAGGTACATATGCGATTGATGGCCATCAAGAGAGAGTGGGTGAAAGTATTTTTCTTTTTGCACCAAGTTGTGTCAATGTAACTAGCTCTTCTTCAGAAGAAGCTTCTCCTTCTAATGTGCCTATAGAAAATACACCACAATATAGTTTAGGAAAAAACACTACTCCTGAACCAGCATGGGGTAATTCTAAATTAAGTGCTTATTCATGA
- the proC gene encoding pyrroline-5-carboxylate reductase, with product MTDKIAIIGFGNIAKAIVTPLLDKKLIQPENVYCVVNSEKSLVNIKKNYKYNINVYKSGSKESKIIWDCQYKLLSIKPQQFNDISETHHIKNKDNLIVSILAGVSLNRLTKKFPNHKCVRVVTNIPIIIGKGLTGISWGEEITEDQKIFTKQLFENTSKIYEFSEDYLDIFLALTSSGPAIIALIIEALSDGGLSGGLPKILSEELVMEMIVGTTSLIKENKLTTSELKNLVTSPGGTTISALRVLEKKSVRSALIESIVSASNRSKEFR from the coding sequence GTGACTGATAAAATTGCGATTATTGGTTTTGGAAATATTGCAAAGGCTATAGTAACTCCTCTATTAGATAAAAAATTAATTCAGCCTGAGAATGTTTATTGTGTTGTAAATTCAGAAAAAAGTTTAGTAAATATAAAAAAAAATTATAAATATAATATAAACGTTTATAAATCCGGTTCTAAAGAGTCCAAAATAATTTGGGATTGTCAATATAAACTTCTTTCGATAAAACCCCAACAATTTAATGATATAAGTGAGACTCATCATATAAAAAACAAGGATAATTTAATAGTTTCAATTCTTGCGGGGGTTTCATTAAATAGACTTACTAAAAAGTTCCCTAATCATAAATGTGTGAGGGTGGTTACAAATATTCCAATAATTATTGGAAAAGGTTTAACAGGAATTTCTTGGGGAGAAGAAATTACAGAAGATCAGAAAATATTTACAAAACAATTATTTGAAAATACTAGTAAAATTTATGAATTTAGTGAAGATTACCTTGATATATTTTTAGCCTTAACTTCATCAGGGCCTGCAATTATTGCTTTAATTATAGAGGCATTAAGTGATGGAGGATTGAGCGGTGGATTACCAAAAATACTTTCAGAGGAACTCGTTATGGAAATGATAGTAGGGACTACTAGTCTAATAAAAGAAAATAAACTAACTACTTCTGAGCTTAAAAATTTAGTAACTTCTCCAGGTGGAACAACTATTTCTGCTTTAAGGGTTTTAGAAAAAAAGAGTGTAAGGTCAGCATTAATTGAATCAATAGTTTCAGCTAGTAATCGAAGTAAAGAGTTTCGTTAG